In Symmachiella dynata, the following are encoded in one genomic region:
- a CDS encoding SMP-30/gluconolactonase/LRE family protein, whose amino-acid sequence MRSLFPLTIVGLLCGGISGVATAEENHPLPPTVARGAELVEEYGDDRFFEGPTWDPQTQRLYFTAFRDKDTQILRLDGPGKVHVWLDDTKGVNGTCLARDGRLLGAQAYGNKLMSYQIAREAPSDTKILVDDPTLNQPNDVAASPKKGGGIYYTDPDFKNRATSAVYHLSTTGKVTQVLNDMQVPNGCLVSNDGKTLYVGDSYLKHWRAYPIQADGSLGPGILFFDPDTERDDSPDGMTIDERGNLYLSGRGGVWVCDKWGKSLGLIPVPEFCSNVTFGGEDGKTLYLTCATKLYSLKMNTRGTKPAGKGKSKKH is encoded by the coding sequence ATGCGTTCCCTCTTCCCTTTGACCATCGTTGGTTTGCTGTGCGGCGGAATTTCTGGAGTCGCGACTGCTGAGGAAAATCACCCCCTGCCGCCGACTGTTGCAAGAGGTGCCGAACTGGTGGAAGAATACGGGGATGATCGATTTTTCGAAGGCCCGACTTGGGACCCGCAGACGCAGCGGTTGTACTTCACCGCTTTTCGCGACAAGGACACGCAGATCCTACGGCTGGATGGTCCCGGCAAGGTGCATGTCTGGCTGGATGATACCAAGGGAGTCAACGGGACCTGCTTAGCACGCGATGGCCGGTTGCTGGGTGCACAGGCGTATGGCAACAAGCTAATGAGCTACCAAATCGCCCGCGAAGCTCCCAGCGACACGAAGATCCTCGTGGATGATCCAACACTCAATCAACCGAACGACGTCGCCGCTTCGCCCAAAAAAGGGGGCGGGATTTATTACACCGACCCTGATTTCAAAAACCGCGCCACCAGCGCGGTCTATCACCTTTCGACGACCGGCAAAGTGACCCAGGTCTTAAACGACATGCAGGTTCCCAACGGCTGTTTGGTCTCCAACGACGGAAAAACGTTGTATGTCGGCGACAGTTACCTGAAGCATTGGCGAGCGTACCCGATTCAAGCGGATGGTTCGCTCGGGCCGGGCATTTTGTTTTTTGATCCCGACACCGAGCGCGACGACTCTCCTGACGGCATGACGATCGACGAGCGGGGAAATTTGTACCTCAGCGGCCGCGGTGGCGTTTGGGTCTGCGACAAGTGGGGCAAATCACTCGGTTTGATCCCGGTCCCCGAATTCTGCTCCAACGTCACCTTTGGTGGTGAAGATGGCAAGACGCTGTATCTGACCTGCGCGACAAAACTGTACAGCCTCAAGATGAACACCCGCGGAACGAAGCCCGCCGGCAAAGGCAAATCCAAAAAACACTAA
- a CDS encoding alpha/beta hydrolase, which produces MPRQNLLIYMLGTAVCLAMTCMTHTVHAEEPAEIEYHEDVIYGVGGDEQLKLDWARPKKFDKPLTAIIYIHGGGWTFGNKNGHRDEIQKAAREGYFSATIGYRLAPAHRFPAQIEDCKCAIRFLRANADQLGLDREKIGAIGFSAGAHLVMMLATMDDEDGLEGKGGWFGWSSKIQAGVSFFGPTNLQSEFPESSNKLVVQFLNGTAAQQPEAYRLASPITYVNAGDPPLLLYQGTKDTLVPHDQALQMVEALTAVEVPGRVEFLIGQGHGWRGPEAERTFQAAIDFIAEQTNKTE; this is translated from the coding sequence ATGCCACGTCAAAACTTGCTGATCTATATGTTGGGAACGGCCGTTTGTCTCGCGATGACGTGTATGACACACACGGTTCATGCCGAGGAACCGGCGGAGATTGAATATCACGAGGATGTGATCTACGGCGTCGGGGGCGACGAACAATTGAAGTTGGATTGGGCGCGCCCCAAGAAATTCGACAAGCCGCTGACAGCGATCATCTATATTCACGGCGGCGGATGGACCTTTGGCAACAAGAACGGCCATCGCGACGAGATTCAAAAGGCGGCCCGTGAAGGTTATTTTTCGGCGACGATCGGTTATCGATTGGCCCCGGCACATCGCTTTCCGGCTCAGATCGAGGACTGCAAATGCGCGATTCGTTTTTTGCGAGCCAATGCCGATCAGCTGGGTCTGGACCGCGAAAAAATCGGTGCGATCGGGTTTTCCGCCGGCGCGCATCTGGTGATGATGCTCGCCACGATGGATGATGAAGACGGGCTAGAAGGCAAAGGAGGCTGGTTTGGTTGGTCCAGTAAAATCCAAGCCGGCGTCAGTTTCTTTGGACCGACGAATCTGCAATCCGAATTCCCAGAGAGTTCGAATAAACTCGTCGTGCAATTCCTCAATGGAACCGCTGCACAGCAACCTGAAGCATATCGTCTTGCCTCGCCGATCACGTATGTCAACGCCGGCGATCCTCCGCTGTTGCTGTATCAAGGGACCAAGGACACTCTCGTCCCCCACGATCAAGCGTTACAAATGGTCGAGGCTTTGACCGCGGTTGAAGTCCCCGGACGCGTGGAATTTTTGATCGGCCAAGGGCACGGTTGGCGTGGCCCCGAAGCAGAGCGCACGTTTCAAGCGGCGATTGACTTCATTGCTGAACAGACCAACAAAACCGAATAA
- a CDS encoding PVC-type heme-binding CxxCH protein codes for MLKMRTMFLLALIGLCAGNGFAEESGPLKLNKGDHVVLIGNTLAERMQHFGHFESLLHSRFPQHELVVRNLGWSADELTLRPRSKDFQDHGHNLEDHKPNVVIACFGFNESFVGPEGLPKFVADLEEFIKTTTTTKYNGEAPPQLVLFSPIAQEDTGRPGVTDGKANNENIKAYTEAMAEVAQRNNVIFVDLFTPSQKLMHDADQKLTINGVHLNDYGYSQLAPVMETALFGPRPASAGQADLNKVRAEVNEKNRQFWYDHRAVNGFYIYGGRKEPFGVVNFPDEFKKLRKMIALRDRRVWDVAQGKSVPDKIDDSVAGEIKKVPTNFEREIVITKPEETLKTFTLPDGYEANLFASDDQFPELQNPVQFTFDARGRLWVCTMNSYPMYLPGTPVDDKILILEDTDGDGRADKSTVFADGLHVPTGIELGDGGVYVAQQPNLMFLKDTDGDDVADERSIVLHGFDTADSHHSISAFTWGPGGGLYFQEGTFHHTQVETPYGPVRCKNAGVYRYEPKTEKLDVFVSYGFANPWGHTFDGWGQNFVADASGGANYYGTAFSGQVDYPHKHGKMKQFFTKQWRPTSGCEFVSSSNFPDDAQGNYLLNNCIGFHGVLQYRMKDDGSGFAADPVQPLLQSSDQNFRPVDLQFGPDGALYLVDWFNPLIGHMQHSLRDPNRDKNHGRIWRIRHKDRPLVTPAKIAGEPIPALLDLLKTYEDRTRYRVRRELRERETAEVMAALDTWIAGLDQADENYQHNLLEALWVHQHHDVVDEDFLKQLLRSPDYRVRAAATRVLCYWRDRVNEPLALLQVQVNDEHPRVRLEAVRALSFFDSAEAQAVLYEALTHPDDDYLKYTFKETLDTLDRRLGNQK; via the coding sequence ATGTTGAAGATGCGCACCATGTTCCTACTAGCGTTGATCGGACTCTGTGCCGGCAACGGGTTTGCTGAAGAATCCGGCCCTTTGAAACTGAACAAGGGGGACCACGTTGTCCTCATCGGGAATACGCTGGCTGAGCGGATGCAGCATTTCGGGCACTTTGAGTCACTGCTGCATAGCCGGTTTCCGCAGCACGAATTGGTGGTTCGCAATTTAGGTTGGTCGGCCGATGAACTCACGTTGCGGCCCCGCTCTAAAGATTTTCAGGATCATGGCCACAACCTCGAAGACCACAAACCGAATGTGGTGATTGCTTGCTTCGGTTTCAATGAATCTTTCGTTGGCCCCGAGGGGTTGCCGAAGTTTGTTGCCGACCTGGAAGAATTCATCAAGACCACCACGACCACCAAGTACAACGGCGAAGCGCCACCGCAATTGGTCCTGTTCTCCCCCATCGCCCAAGAAGACACCGGCCGGCCGGGCGTGACCGATGGCAAAGCCAACAACGAAAACATCAAAGCCTATACCGAGGCAATGGCGGAAGTTGCTCAGCGAAACAACGTGATCTTTGTCGATCTGTTTACGCCGTCGCAAAAACTGATGCACGATGCCGACCAGAAGCTGACGATCAACGGCGTACACCTAAACGATTACGGTTACAGCCAATTGGCACCGGTGATGGAAACAGCGTTGTTCGGGCCGCGACCTGCTTCCGCCGGGCAAGCCGACTTGAACAAAGTGCGGGCGGAGGTCAACGAGAAAAACCGTCAATTTTGGTACGACCACCGCGCGGTCAATGGGTTCTATATTTACGGCGGCCGCAAAGAGCCGTTCGGCGTGGTGAACTTTCCGGATGAATTCAAAAAGCTCCGCAAAATGATCGCTCTCCGTGATCGGCGGGTGTGGGATGTGGCGCAAGGGAAATCGGTTCCGGATAAAATCGATGACTCCGTTGCCGGCGAAATCAAAAAAGTGCCCACGAACTTCGAACGCGAAATCGTGATCACCAAGCCGGAAGAAACGCTCAAGACCTTTACGTTGCCCGACGGGTATGAAGCGAATCTCTTCGCGTCCGACGACCAGTTTCCCGAGTTGCAAAACCCCGTGCAATTCACCTTCGACGCTCGCGGGCGGTTGTGGGTTTGCACGATGAATTCCTATCCGATGTATCTACCCGGCACGCCGGTGGACGATAAGATTCTGATTCTCGAAGACACCGATGGCGACGGTCGCGCCGATAAGAGCACCGTCTTTGCCGATGGCCTGCACGTCCCCACCGGCATCGAATTGGGAGACGGCGGCGTCTATGTGGCGCAGCAACCCAACTTAATGTTTCTCAAAGACACCGATGGCGACGATGTTGCTGACGAGCGTTCGATCGTGCTGCACGGCTTCGATACGGCCGATTCACACCACTCGATCAGCGCCTTCACCTGGGGACCGGGCGGGGGATTGTATTTCCAGGAAGGAACTTTCCACCACACGCAGGTCGAAACCCCCTACGGGCCGGTTCGCTGCAAAAATGCGGGCGTGTATCGCTATGAACCCAAGACCGAAAAGCTCGACGTGTTCGTCTCTTATGGATTTGCCAATCCTTGGGGGCATACGTTCGATGGTTGGGGACAAAATTTCGTTGCCGATGCTTCGGGGGGAGCCAACTATTACGGCACCGCTTTCTCCGGTCAGGTCGACTATCCGCACAAACACGGCAAAATGAAACAGTTTTTCACCAAACAATGGCGGCCGACGTCGGGGTGTGAATTTGTCTCCAGCAGTAATTTCCCGGACGACGCTCAGGGCAACTATCTGCTGAACAACTGCATCGGTTTTCACGGTGTTTTACAATATCGCATGAAAGACGACGGATCGGGATTCGCCGCCGACCCGGTGCAGCCGTTGTTGCAATCGTCCGATCAAAACTTCCGCCCGGTCGATTTGCAATTCGGTCCTGACGGCGCGCTGTATCTCGTCGATTGGTTCAATCCGTTGATTGGCCACATGCAGCATTCGCTACGCGATCCCAATCGCGACAAAAACCACGGCCGCATTTGGCGGATTCGTCACAAAGACCGCCCGCTGGTCACGCCGGCCAAAATCGCCGGAGAGCCGATTCCGGCACTGTTGGATCTGCTCAAGACCTACGAAGACCGCACCCGTTATCGGGTTCGCCGTGAACTGCGTGAACGCGAGACCGCGGAAGTCATGGCGGCGCTGGACACCTGGATCGCCGGGCTGGATCAGGCGGATGAGAATTACCAGCACAATCTGCTCGAAGCGTTGTGGGTCCACCAGCATCACGACGTCGTCGATGAAGACTTCTTGAAACAATTGCTGCGTTCCCCCGACTATCGCGTCCGCGCGGCTGCGACGCGGGTGTTGTGTTATTGGCGGGACCGCGTGAACGAGCCATTGGCATTACTGCAGGTACAAGTCAACGACGAGCATCCCCGCGTGCGTCTCGAAGCCGTGCGTGCGTTGAGCTTTTTCGATTCTGCTGAAGCACAAGCGGTCTTGTATGAAGCCCTGACTCATCCGGATGACGACTACTTGAAGTACACATTTAAAGAGACTTTGGACACCTTGGATCGCCGCCTGGGCAACCAAAAATAG